GGTCATTCAGGAGGTCGGGAGCGGGAACGCGCCGATCGCGACCACGCAGAAGATCACCATTAACGAGGTCGAGTACACGGTCGCGTTCGACCCGGCGGTTCCGTCCCTGTCGCTCACACCGGACTTGCCCTCGGCGGTCGCGAAGGTCGGGCGCAAGGACTGCTCGGTGTGCCCGTGCGTCACGTTCGCGTTCAAGCGCAAGGACTTCTACCCGGACTTCGTGGACGACCCGGACGACGTGTGCTCGCGGGTTCTGTACGTGAAGGTGTGCGCGAGTTGCCCGGCCGGGTGGTACTGCACGCGCCCGAAGAACTCGGACCCGGGGACGCCGTACACCCCGTTGGAACTGGAAGCGGGTGAGGCGTGTTCGGGCGACCTGGACGTGCAATCGGGCGGCCCGTGGGAGAGCGAGGAAGAGGCCGAGGAGCACTGTAGCGCGTGCCCCCCGAACATGGGGCTCCCGTGCTGCACGAGCTGGGCGCTCCCGTGGAACATGAAGGCCGGGGACGTGGCTTGGCACGTATACGATCGCGCCGCGAGCAGCTCGCCCCCGAGCGTGGCGAACTGCCTGACCATCATCGGAACCGGGACGGTCAACGTCTGGTACGGCCCGTCCAAGGGCTGCACGGGGATGACGCAGTTCGTGTTCAACAGCCCGCGCACGTGTATCTCGGTACCGCATTTTGACTTCCTGGTGAACCGGATCATCTACATCGAGTTCACGGCGACGGTGGACGGCCCGCTAACGGGCGAGGGGACGTGGTCCACCGGGATTTGCAACTGCTTCAACGAAGAACAAGTGTGCGCGGACGACCTGCCATGACCAAGTTCGAGGAGATCCGGGCGCGCCCCGCGGACCGCAAGGCCCGGGGCGCGAACCAGCGGTACCCGGAGCACGCGGGGCGGGTCCGGGCCGGTGCGGTCCGGGTCACGCTGCCCGTGCTCCGGCCCGAGTGCCCGATGCAAGGCGACCTCGTGGCCGAGTGCAGCACGTGCGCCGGCCCCAACGAGGCGCGCCGGACGTACTGGTGCGATCACCCGGACAACGGGGACGGGCGCTGCACGCGCGGGAACCCGCTGTCCGGTCTGTGGACGTGCGCCACGTGCGACTTTCACCCGGACGCGACCGCGACCGCGAAGCCGCGCACGGGCGATCCCGGGTGCGGAATCGTGGTCGGGGTGTACAAGTGGGCCGCGCTCGCCGAGGTGCAGATCCGGGCCGTGCGCGAGACGTGCGGCCCGGTCCCGGTGCTGATCTCCAACGACGACCCGCGGATACACGCGGACCTGGAACGCATCTGTGCCCGGTACCCGGGTGTGGAGCTGAGCACGAACCCGGAGCGCATCGGGCACGGCGGGGGCGACATTGCCGCGTTCCACAAGGGTGCCCAGTGGGGACAAAAAGAAGGCCTTCTTTTTGTCTGCAAGCTGTCGCAACGGTTCATCCCGACGGCCCCCTATTGGCTCCAAGACGCGGCGAAGGCGCTGGCCCTGGCGGACCTGGCGACGGCGGCCCGGACGTGCGATCACCCGCGCTGGCCGATCCGCACCGAGATCGTGCTCATGCGGGTTAAGGACTGGACCGCGCCGGACGCGCTGGATTTCTACAAGCCGCGCCCGTTCTACTTCGAGCGGGCGGCCGGGTACGACGCGGAGACGCTGATCGCGGAGCTGATCCGCGAGCACCTCGGCGGGGCGTACTGGCCTTGGGATCTGGTGCCGATGGCGCGCGAGCAGTCGGGCGCGTTCCTCTGGCACCACTCGAGCACGGTGGACGACTACCGGGCGTTCGCGGCGCGCTTCGGGGTGGCGCTCCCGGACGATTTCACGTGCGAGGGCTGGGAGCGGGATTTTAACGCGGGGCTGTACAAGCATGGGTGACATTCGGCTCTCACTGGTGATCGCGACCGTGGCGCGCCCGACGCTCGCGCGGACCCTCCGTTCGCTCCGGGGTCAGACGTGGGAGCCGGGCGACGAGGTGCTCGTGGTCGGGGACGGCCCGCACCCGGTCGCGGCCGAGCTGCTCGCGCAGATGGGGTTGCCCGGGAAGTACCTCGAGAACCCGGGTGAGCGGGGCATGTGGGGGCACCACGCGCGGAACTGGGCGTTGGACACGCGCCGGGCGTCGGGTACCCACGTGATGGCGCTGGACGACGACGACGAGTACACCCCGGGCGCGATCGCGCGCGTGCGGGCGCGGCTCCGGACGAACCCGGACCGGCCCCACATCTTCCGCATGAGCGGGCACCCGACGGCCCCGCTCATCTGGCGCCCGGAGCAACCGGTGCTGACGGCCGGGAACCTCGGGACGCCGTGCCTGGTCTTTCCCAACGACCCGGAGAAGCTCGGGCGGTACGGGATGCGGTACACCGGGGACTGTGACTTCGCGGCGACCACGTGCGCGCAGTACCCGGACGGCCCGGTGTGGTGCGAGGACGTGATCTGTCGGGTTCGACCGTTCGCGTAGGACACACCGCACGGGCTTACCGTGCGGTGCTTATACAGGGGGAGTTATGGCCGACATCATCGACCCGCGGGCCGTTGCGTTCACGAACTACGTGCGCCAGGGGAGCGAGCTGTTGCGCTCCGTGGTGATCTTCGCCGAGGCCATGAAGAACCAGTGGTTCGGGGGGCTCAACGTGCTCATCCCGAACACGACGGACGTGGTCAAGGACAACCGCGAGGGCGAAGGGATCGCGGCCCTCACCGGCCAGGACGTGAACGCGGTGATGTCGATCCTGGTGGCCCTGGCCCCGGGCGGGGCGAACAACCCGAACGCGCAGCAGGTGGCCAAGCCGTGCGTGCGCCCGGCCCCGCTCATCACCCTGCCCAGCATCGGCGGGTGAGCCGGTCCGGGCACGTGGCGTGAACCTCAAAGGGGCGAGCAATGGCGTGGTTCGATTTCTACATCCAGCCCGGTGGCGACAACTCGAACGCCGGGACCACGACGAGCAACACCGCGGCCGTCAGCACGACGAACGGGGCGTGGGACACGACCACGAACCGGTTCACCGCGGCGAGCGGAACCCCGTTCAGCGGTGCCGCGGTCGGGGACTTCGCGGCGATCATGCTCGACGGGGCCGCGGGGTTCACGTCCCTGAACCAGATCACGGCCGTGGACCCGGGGGGAACCTACATCGACGTGACCGCGACCGGGCGCGTCGGGATCGCGCCGGCGACGGGAGCAACGGGCCGGACGTGCAAGATCGGTGGGGCGTGGGCCGATTTTGGGATCGGCACGTCGGGAGCCAACTTCGGCACGTCGTCTACGAACGCGGTTCCCATTCGGATCAACATCAAGGCCGCGACCTACGCCAATACCACATCATCGAGAACGTTCGCCCACATCGGTAGCGCGTCCGCGCCGGTCTGGTTCCGCGGGTACAACACCACTCCGGGCGACCTGGAGAACGATTACACGAACGCGCCCCCGCTCGTGACGTTCACAACCGGGGTGCTCAACACGAACGGCGCGTACTATCGGATCTCGAACCTGTCCGTTCTGAGCACGGCCGCAACCGGCGCCGCGTGGTCGTGGGGCGGCACGCAAGGGATCGCCGACCGTATTCGCGCGGAGAACCAAAACGCGGCGAGCGGGGCCAACGCCTTCACGAGCGGCGGCGGCGGTATCACGATGGTCGTGACGAACAGTTGGTTCAAAGCGACGACCGCCGCGAACCAAGTTTGCACGGTCACTTCCACCGCGGCGTACAGCGGGTGCGTTTTCGACGGCGGGACAAGTGCGATTACATCTAACGCGGCAACGGTGCAGTTGCTTAACTGCGTGTTCATTAATCAGACAACCCGGTCGCTCAGTCTGAGTACGGCCGCGCTGTACTGCTACGGGTGCTCGTTTGTTGGCCCGTTCAGTGATTCGGCCATCCGCTGGGCGACGACCCCCGGAACCATGAGCTACGTGCTCAACTGTCTGTTCAGCGGGTGCGCCCGGTACGATATCGAGCCGGTCAGCGGGTACACGGGAGTCCTCGCGGTTGCGAACAACGCCAGTTACGCGGCCACACTGGGGCACCTGCCGAGCACGGACTTTAACGACTTCCACTTTGTTCAAGAGCCGGCGGACCCGTTCACGAACGGCGCGACCGATCCGACGATCAAGAAGACCGC
This region of Gemmata massiliana genomic DNA includes:
- a CDS encoding glycosyltransferase family 2 protein, whose product is MGDIRLSLVIATVARPTLARTLRSLRGQTWEPGDEVLVVGDGPHPVAAELLAQMGLPGKYLENPGERGMWGHHARNWALDTRRASGTHVMALDDDDEYTPGAIARVRARLRTNPDRPHIFRMSGHPTAPLIWRPEQPVLTAGNLGTPCLVFPNDPEKLGRYGMRYTGDCDFAATTCAQYPDGPVWCEDVICRVRPFA